A region of the Acidimicrobiales bacterium genome:
ATCATGTTCTTGATGTAGTCGGCGTGACCCGGCATGTCGACGTGCGCGTAATGCCGGTTCGGCGTCTCGTACTCCACATGCGAGATGTTGATCGTGATGCCCCGCTGCTTCTCCTCCGGGGCCTTGTCGATCTCGTCGAACTTCATCACCTGGACGTTCGGGTTGGCCTCGCCCAGAACCTTGGTGATGGCCGCGGTGAGAGTGGTTTTCCCGTGGTCGATATGACCCATCGTGCCCACGTTCAAATGCGGCTTGGTCCGCTCGAACTTCTGCTTGGCCATGACTCTGGGAACCTCTCTGAATTAAGCAGTATTGGGATGTGATGAGTGGGAGCTACTCGCCGCGGACTCGAGCGACGATCTCTTCCTGGACCGAAGTGGGCGTCCGCTGGTAGCTGTCGAACTGCATCGTGTACGTCGCGCGACCCTGGGTGCGCGAGCGCAGGTCGCCAACATACCCGAACATCTCGGACAGGGGAACCGTGGCGCGGACCACTTGGCTGCTGCCGCGTTGCTCCATGCCACCCACCTGTCCACGGCGGCTGTTGAGGTCGCCGATCACGTCGCCCATGTAGTCCTCAGGCGTGACGACCTCGACCGACATGATCGGTTCGAGCAACGTCGGCTTTGCCTTGCGGACGGCCTCTTTGAAGACCATCGAGCCGGCGATCTTGAACGCCATCTCGGACGAGTCGACGTCGTGGTACTTGCCGTCGGTCAGCGTGAAGCGGACGTCGACCGTGGGATATCCGGCGAGCACACCGGCGTCGAGCGATTGCTGGATGCCGGCGTCGACCGCGGGGATGTACTCACGGGGGACGCGGCCACCGGTGATCTTGTCGACGAACTCGTAGCCACCACCCGGGCCGAGCGGCTCGATCGTGACGGTGACCTCGGCGAACTGACCGGCACCACCGGTCTGCTTCTTGTGGGTGTACCTGACCTTCTCGACCGTCTGGGTGACGGTCTCGCGGTAGGCCACCTGCGGCTTGCCGACGGTGGCGTCGACGCGGAACTCGCGGAGCATGCGGTCGACGATGACCTCGAGGTGCAACTCGCCCATGCCGGAGATGACCGTCTGGCCGGTGTCCTCGTCGGAGCGCACGGTGAACGTCGGGTCCTCCTCGCTGAGCGACTGGAGGGCCTTCGACATCTTCTCCTGGTCGGCCTTCGTCTTCGGCTCGACCGCCACGTGGATCACGGGCTCGGGGAACTCGACCTGCTCCAGCACGATCTCGTGGCCGGGCTCGGCCAGCGTGTCGCCGGTGCGGGTCTGCTTGAGGCCGATGCCCGCGGCGATGTCGCCCGTGAACACGGCGTCGACGTCCTCACGGTGGTTGGCGTGCATCTGCAGGATGCGGCCGATCCGCTCCTTGCGCTCGTTGGTGGTGTTGACCACCTGCGAGCCCTTTTCGAGGGTGCCTGAGTAGACCCGGAAGTAGGTGAGCTTGCCGACGTGCGGGTCGGACATGATCTTGAAGGCCAGCGCCGCGAACGGCTCGTTGTCGCTGGGCTTGCGCTCCAGCTCCTCGGTGCCGCGCGGGTTGGTGCCCGTGACCGGCGGGAGGTCGACCGGGCTGGGCAGGTAGTCGACGATCGCGTCGAGCAGCGGCTGCACGCCCTTGTTCTTGAAGGCACTGCCGTTGAGCACCGGCACGATCTCGCCCGACAGGGTGCCGGCGCGGATGGCGGACCTCAGGTCGTCGGCGGTGATCTCCTCCTCGCCGACGTACTTCTCGAGGATGTTCTCGTCGAACGCCGAGAGCACGTCGATGAGCCGGTGCCGATAGTCCTCGGCCTGGTCGACGAGGTCGTCGGGGATGTCGAGGACGTCCCACTGGGCGCCCAGCTCCTCGTTCTTCCACACGAGCGCCTTCATCTCGACCAGGTCGACGACGCCCTTGTAGTGGCCCTCGGCCCCGATCGGCAGCTGGATCACGGCGACGTTGGCGTCGAGCCGGTCGCGGATGGAGTCGACGCCGGTGAAGAAGTCGGCGCCCAGACGGTCCATCTTGTTGATGAAGCACATCCGGGGGACGTGGTACTTGTTGGCCTGGCGCCACACCGTCTCGGTCTGCGGCTCGACACCGGCGACGGCGTCGAACACCGCCACCGCACCGTCGAGGACGCGCAGCGACCGCTCCACCTCGACCGTGAAGTCGACGTGGCCGGGTGTGTCGATGATGTTGATCTGGTGGTCGTTCCAGTAGCAGGTCGTCGCGGCCGACGTGATCGTGATGCCGCGCTCCTGCTCCTGGACCATCCAGTCCATGGTGGCGGCGCCCTCGTGGACCTCACCGATCTTGTAGGTCTTGCCGGTGTAGTAGAGGATGCGCTCGGTCGTCGTGGTCTTGCCCGCGTCGATGTGGGCCATGATCCCGATGTTGCGGGTCTTCTCTAGGGGTTGCGTTCGCTTGGTGCTCATCGTTGTGGTCTCTCGCTCGACAGGCGCGACGACTCGGGTGTGTCACCCGTCTTTCGTCGGTGGAAGCGCATCCGGACGGGGGAGGGTCGGAGCGCCCCCGTGGATCAGGGGGACTACCAGCGGTAGTGGGCGAAGGCCTTGTTGGACTCGGCCATCTTGTGCATGTCTTCCTTGCGCTTGACCGCACTGCC
Encoded here:
- a CDS encoding GTP-binding protein, encoding MAKQKFERTKPHLNVGTMGHIDHGKTTLTAAITKVLGEANPNVQVMKFDEIDKAPEEKQRGITINISHVEYETPNRHYAHVDMPGHADYIKNM
- the fusA gene encoding elongation factor G gives rise to the protein MSTKRTQPLEKTRNIGIMAHIDAGKTTTTERILYYTGKTYKIGEVHEGAATMDWMVQEQERGITITSAATTCYWNDHQINIIDTPGHVDFTVEVERSLRVLDGAVAVFDAVAGVEPQTETVWRQANKYHVPRMCFINKMDRLGADFFTGVDSIRDRLDANVAVIQLPIGAEGHYKGVVDLVEMKALVWKNEELGAQWDVLDIPDDLVDQAEDYRHRLIDVLSAFDENILEKYVGEEEITADDLRSAIRAGTLSGEIVPVLNGSAFKNKGVQPLLDAIVDYLPSPVDLPPVTGTNPRGTEELERKPSDNEPFAALAFKIMSDPHVGKLTYFRVYSGTLEKGSQVVNTTNERKERIGRILQMHANHREDVDAVFTGDIAAGIGLKQTRTGDTLAEPGHEIVLEQVEFPEPVIHVAVEPKTKADQEKMSKALQSLSEEDPTFTVRSDEDTGQTVISGMGELHLEVIVDRMLREFRVDATVGKPQVAYRETVTQTVEKVRYTHKKQTGGAGQFAEVTVTIEPLGPGGGYEFVDKITGGRVPREYIPAVDAGIQQSLDAGVLAGYPTVDVRFTLTDGKYHDVDSSEMAFKIAGSMVFKEAVRKAKPTLLEPIMSVEVVTPEDYMGDVIGDLNSRRGQVGGMEQRGSSQVVRATVPLSEMFGYVGDLRSRTQGRATYTMQFDSYQRTPTSVQEEIVARVRGE